One Chryseobacterium sp. StRB126 genomic region harbors:
- the thrS gene encoding threonine--tRNA ligase, whose amino-acid sequence MIKITLPDNSVKEFEGAVTALDVAKSISEGLARNTISAIVNDKQVEITTPITTDSTVQLLTWNDDLGKKAFWHSSAHLLAQAILEFYPNAKLTIGPAIENGFYYDVDFGDESLSEKDFEKIEKKVLENAKKGSTFSLYPVSKEDALKTYADNPYKVELISNLNDGEITFVTHDNFTDLCRGGHIPNTGIVKAVKILNAAGAYWRGNEKNPQLTRVYGISFPKQKELTEYLERLEEAKRRDHRKLGKELGIFAFSEKVGAGLPLWLPKGTALRRKLENFLSDAQKKGGYEFVMSPHIGAKELYVTSGHWDKYGADSFQPIKTPNEGEEFLLKPMNCPHHCEIYKTSQWSYRDLPKRYAEFGTVYRYEQSGELHGLTRVRGFTQDDAHLFCTPDQLSEEFEKVIDLTLYVFKSLGFEDFVTQVSLRDPENREKYIGSDENWEKAETAIINAAEKKGLKTVVEYGEAAFYGPKLDFMVKDALGRKWQLGTIQVDYNLPERFDLHYIGNDNEKHRPVMIHRAPFGSMERFIAILLENTAGDFPLWLSPDQFIILPISEKYVDYAKKVSQFLENHDISGQIDDRNEKTGKKIRDAELKKIPFMLVVGENEENEGTISVRRRGEGDLGVMNLEDFAAYFKKEAAI is encoded by the coding sequence ATGATAAAAATTACACTTCCAGACAATAGTGTCAAAGAATTCGAAGGAGCAGTAACTGCTCTAGATGTGGCAAAATCTATAAGCGAGGGATTGGCTAGAAATACCATTTCCGCAATTGTTAATGACAAACAAGTAGAAATAACCACACCTATAACCACGGATTCTACGGTACAACTGTTGACCTGGAATGATGATCTTGGAAAGAAAGCTTTCTGGCATTCTTCTGCCCACCTTTTGGCGCAGGCTATCCTTGAATTTTATCCTAATGCTAAGCTGACTATTGGTCCGGCAATTGAGAACGGTTTCTACTATGATGTAGATTTCGGGGATGAAAGTTTATCTGAAAAAGATTTTGAAAAGATTGAAAAGAAAGTTCTTGAAAATGCTAAGAAAGGTTCAACTTTCTCTTTATACCCGGTTTCTAAAGAAGACGCTTTAAAAACGTATGCAGACAATCCTTACAAAGTGGAATTGATCTCTAATCTGAATGATGGAGAAATCACTTTTGTAACGCATGATAACTTCACAGATTTATGTCGTGGAGGACACATTCCTAACACAGGAATTGTAAAGGCGGTAAAGATTTTAAACGCTGCAGGAGCATATTGGAGAGGAAACGAAAAGAATCCTCAATTAACAAGAGTATATGGTATTTCTTTCCCTAAACAGAAAGAACTTACTGAATACCTTGAAAGATTAGAGGAGGCTAAAAGAAGGGACCACAGAAAGCTTGGGAAAGAGCTTGGAATTTTCGCTTTCTCTGAGAAAGTAGGTGCCGGTTTACCACTTTGGTTACCAAAAGGAACTGCTTTAAGAAGAAAATTGGAAAATTTCCTTTCAGATGCTCAGAAAAAAGGAGGTTATGAATTCGTAATGTCTCCCCACATCGGAGCTAAAGAATTGTACGTAACGTCTGGTCACTGGGATAAATATGGAGCAGACAGCTTCCAGCCGATCAAAACTCCAAATGAAGGAGAAGAATTCTTATTGAAACCAATGAACTGCCCGCACCACTGTGAGATCTATAAGACTTCACAATGGAGCTACAGAGATTTACCAAAAAGATATGCAGAATTCGGTACTGTATACAGATATGAGCAAAGTGGAGAGCTTCACGGATTAACAAGGGTTCGTGGATTTACTCAGGATGATGCCCACTTATTCTGTACTCCGGATCAGCTTTCTGAAGAGTTTGAAAAAGTAATTGATTTAACACTTTATGTTTTCAAATCTTTAGGATTTGAAGATTTTGTAACTCAGGTTTCATTAAGAGATCCTGAAAACAGAGAAAAATATATCGGTTCCGATGAAAACTGGGAAAAAGCTGAAACTGCAATCATCAATGCTGCAGAGAAGAAAGGTCTTAAAACGGTAGTTGAATACGGTGAAGCAGCATTCTACGGTCCTAAGCTTGACTTCATGGTGAAAGATGCGTTAGGAAGAAAATGGCAGCTTGGAACGATCCAGGTAGATTATAACTTACCGGAAAGATTTGATCTGCACTATATTGGAAATGATAATGAGAAGCACAGACCGGTAATGATCCACAGAGCTCCTTTTGGTTCTATGGAGCGTTTTATCGCAATCTTATTGGAAAATACTGCGGGAGATTTCCCTCTATGGTTGAGCCCGGATCAGTTTATCATTCTTCCAATCAGTGAAAAATATGTAGATTATGCAAAAAAAGTTTCACAATTTTTGGAAAATCACGATATTAGCGGTCAGATTGATGACAGAAACGAGAAAACGGGTAAAAAAATCCGTGATGCTGAATTAAAGAAGATTCCTTTCATGCTTGTAGTAGGAGAAAATGAAGAGAACGAAGGCACAATTTCTGTAAGAAGACGTGGCGAGGGAGATCTTGGAGTAATGAATCTGGAAGATTTCGCAGCTTACTTCAAAAAAGAAGCAGCCATTTAA